The Pseudoliparis swirei isolate HS2019 ecotype Mariana Trench chromosome 16, NWPU_hadal_v1, whole genome shotgun sequence genome includes a window with the following:
- the rnf152 gene encoding E3 ubiquitin-protein ligase rnf152, whose translation METLSQDSILECQICFNYYSPRRRPKLLDCRHTCCSVCLTQMRSSQKEIRCPWCRAVTKLPPGLSVSQLPDDPDVVAVPHASEHTPVFIRLPSNGCYMLPLPVSKERGAALGCHFLPGGRQQKGVTVLTVPERQQLGLAMGLEGMGAGLELGEGERRVTGPGGGAAGGKGSTWSGVCTVILVACVLLFLLGIVLHNMSCISKRFTVISCG comes from the coding sequence ATGGAGACTCTCTCCCAAGACTCCATCCTGGAGTGCCAGATCTGCTTCAACTACTACAGCCCGCGCCGGCGGCCCAAGCTCCTGGACTGCCGCCACACGTGCTGCTCGGTGTGCCTGACCCAGATGCGCAGCAGCCAGAAGGAGATCCGGTGCCCGTGGTGCCGCGCCGTCACCAAGCTGCCGCCGGGCCTGTCCGTCTCCCAGCTGCCGGACGACCCAGACGTCGTCGCCGTCCCGCACGCCTCCGAGCACACGCCGGTCTTCATCCGCCTGCCCAGCAACGGCTGCTACATGCTGCCGCTGCCCGTCTCCAAGGAGCGGGGGGCGGCGCTGGGCTGCCACTTCCTGCCCGGCGGCCGGCAGCAGAAGGGCGTGACGGTGTTGACCGTGCCCGAGCGGCAGCAGCTGGGCCTGGCGATGGGGCTGGAGGGGATGGGGGCGGGGCTGGAGCTGGGCGAGGGCGAGAGGAGGGTAACGGGCCCGGGGGGAGGGGCTGCGGGGGGGAAGGGGTCCACGTGGTCCGGCGTGTGCACGGTGATCCTGGTGGCGTGCGTGCTGCTCTTCCTGCTGGGCATCGTGCTGCACAACATGTCCTGCATCTCCAAACGCTTCACTGTCATCTCCTGCggctga